ATCATGTGGAGGCAACATTTATGAGCATTAGTTTCCAGGAGATTGTCAAATGTGAACAAAAAGCTTTTAGTATCATGGGTCCTATATATACTTCTGTCACTAATCTGAGCATGTGACTTATATCTAGTTATTCCCCACATGACATAAAAGAGATGTAGCTTTTTGTTTGTTCACCCGGGAGTCTTAATATGAGTCCCCAGATAAAAGACAAATAATCCCTGCTCTGCTTGCACTATCAGCACACCTGTGTACTGTAGAAACCATGCTGCAGAGTTGAAAAGAGCATGCATTTGTGGAATGATAGTGAAGCTAATGACTGAAAAGCAGCACAGTAGTCTTGGAAAGCAATGTTTTGCAGGTGCTATTTCATCAGGGGAGAAAAATACACTGCATATGGCAAAGAACGATGGTACTAACTGACCTTTTGAAAGGCAAATTGAAGTTTCCAGCTGGCGGATTGAAGGAGAAGATAGCAGTTGGTGGCGGTGGCGCCTCAATGTTTGTCCCAATGATTTCAATCTTCATAGGTTTGCCATCAAGCTGCACATTGTTGTACCTCTTAATGGCAGCTAGAGCATCAGACCTTCTAGAGAAGACAACCTCTGCAGTTCCCTGCCAACGTTGAGCCACAGTAATTAATGAGCATTTGAGGCTGATGAGACAGAAAAGAGTAAAGAGGATGGGCATCAAAATTCAGAAGTAATCTACCTTTGATCTTCCACTCCTGTCATAGTTGATAGAGTAACGCTTGATATCACCATCATCAGAAAAGAGTTCCTGATCAGGAAAGGGAGGATGAGAATGGTGCCTGGGTAGGAAtagggaaaaaaaaaagaatggtgCAGCATAGCAAAATAGGAGGCCAAAAAATCAATACAGAAATTCGTTTGTTTCCTTGCCGTAATAAGCAACACCGTACTATCAACTGATGAATCAGATGTACCAGCACTGTTTATAGCAAGAGAAGAAGAGTGACCTTGATGTCGTCGTTGGAGACGCCGTAGTCGAGGTTGGAGATGTAGAGCTTGGTGGGCTCGTCGAGGGCGGACACCATCGGCGGGCGGGGCTGGGCGGCCCTATATCCAGCATAATCCATAGGTCGCACAAGTGGCTACGATTCGGTTAATCAGTTCAAGTGATTAGGGTCGGTTCGTTCAACTTCAATCAATTAGGAGCAGCGGCATGGAGAGGGTGAGGAGGAAGGGATCTCCGACACTCACCTTGAAAGAGAAGGTTGCGCGGCGGAGGTAAGGTGCTGCGGCAGCGCGGGTGTTGAAGCGGCGTCGCGGCAACGTGGGTGCGGGGACTCCGCCTCTGGAGGCTGGGCGTCTCCCGCCGGGGTGTTGGTGGGTGCTCCTGCTCTTGGAGATGAGGTCGTCGAGAGACATGTCGAGGGCGTCGGCCatgctctctgtctctctcttctccggcggcggcggcggcggcggcggcggcagcggtaggagggagggagggagatgaGCCGCGACGACAGACAACCTAGTTGCGTGCGTGGGCTGCTGCCTGATGTAAGTTGTTGGATGGGCCCCATGGCTTAAGTTGGGCCTGGTCTTCTTTTTCCGGGAACCaggcagcccagcccagcccagaccAGACCAGCTACAGCTTCAGCTTCAGCGCCCCTTCCTTGCTTCCTCCTCTTCTTTCCTGTTCATCCCCCCATCGCGGCGGCCGATTGGAGACGGAGAGCAGAGGAGATTTCATTGACGGACGGAAGCAAAAGCGATCGACGATTCGATACCATCTGATCCGCCATGAAGCCCTTCAAGCAAGAATTCAACTTCGGTCAGTAGCTCTCAGTCCACATCTAACTCTGCAGTTTACTCAATTGAGTAATTCgatgatgcatgcatgcttgGTGTCGGGGTGCAGATGAGAGGCTCCAGGAATCCGCTGCCATGATCGCCAACTACCCCGCCAGGATCCCCGTATGTGGAGTCTCTCTATTCCCTTTCCTTTCTCCTCTCTCAGCTTGCTTGCCTCTGCCTTCCAAACCCTA
This sequence is a window from Miscanthus floridulus cultivar M001 chromosome 10, ASM1932011v1, whole genome shotgun sequence. Protein-coding genes within it:
- the LOC136486040 gene encoding THO complex subunit 4A-like isoform X2 translates to MADALDMSLDDLISKSRSTHQHPGGRRPASRGGVPAPTLPRRRFNTRAAAAPYLRRATFSFKPLVRPMDYAGYRAAQPRPPMVSALDEPTKLYISNLDYGVSNDDIKELFSDDGDIKRYSINYDRSGRSKGTAEVVFSRRSDALAAIKRYNNVQLDGKPMKIEIIGTNIEAPPPPTAIFSFNPPAGNFNLPFKSGPGRGGAG
- the LOC136486040 gene encoding THO complex subunit 4A-like isoform X1, with translation MADALDMSLDDLISKSRSTHQHPGGRRPASRGGVPAPTLPRRRFNTRAAAAPYLRRATFSFKPLVRPMDYAGYRAAQPRPPMVSALDEPTKLYISNLDYGVSNDDIKELFSDDGDIKRYSINYDRSGRSKGTAEVVFSRRSDALAAIKRYNNVQLDGKPMKIEIIGTNIEAPPPPTAIFSFNPPAGNFNLPFKRASEGGFEESGVPRSGGDQDVGAFLSQARFEVSAAGGESVGSICCLGQAPEGALLHRCLGLVPL